A region of Sugiyamaella lignohabitans strain CBS 10342 chromosome A, complete sequence DNA encodes the following proteins:
- the PTC2 gene encoding type 2C protein phosphatase PTC2 (Type 2C protein phosphatase (PP2C); dephosphorylates Hog1p to limit maximal osmostress induced kinase activity; dephosphorylates Ire1p to downregulate the unfolded protein response; dephosphorylates Cdc28p; inactivates the DNA damage checkpoint; PTC2 has a paralog, PTC3, that arose from the whole genome duplication; GO_component: GO:0005737 - cytoplasm [Evidence IDA] [PMID 14562095]; GO_component: GO:0005634 - nucleus [Evidence IDA] [PMID 14562095]; GO_function: GO:0003824 - catalytic activity [Evidence IEA]; GO_function: GO:0016787 - hydrolase activity [Evidence IEA]; GO_function: GO:0046872 - metal ion binding [Evidence IEA]; GO_function: GO:0004721 - phosphoprotein phosphatase activity [Evidence IEA,IEA]; GO_function: GO:0004722 - protein serine/threonine phosphatase activity [Evidence IEA]; GO_function: GO:0004722 - protein serine/threonine phosphatase activity [Evidence IDA] [PMID 10580002]; GO_process: GO:0000077 - DNA damage checkpoint [Evidence IGI] [PMID 10747050]; GO_process: GO:0030968 - endoplasmic reticulum unfolded protein response [Evidence IMP,IPI] [PMID 9528768]; GO_process: GO:0000173 - inactivation of MAPK activity involved in osmosensory signaling pathway [Evidence IGI] [PMID 11113180]; GO_process: GO:0000173 - inactivation of MAPK activity involved in osmosensory signaling pathway [Evidence IDA,IGI,IMP] [PMID 12477803]; GO_process: GO:0006470 - protein dephosphorylation [Evidence IEA]; GO_process: GO:0006470 - protein dephosphorylation [Evidence IDA] [PMID 10580002]; GO_process: GO:0006470 - protein dephosphorylation [Evidence IDA] [PMID 12477803]; GO_process: GO:0000079 - regulation of cyclin-dependent protein serine/threonine kinase activity [Evidence IMP,IPI] [PMID 10580002]) yields MQGWRVTMEDSHATILDLKQFANKKSIGSESGGASGSASGSVPDEKVSFFAVYDGHGGDRVALFSGENVHKIIARQATFDRGEYGQAIKDGFLSTDRAILEEGNVDSSGCAATSAIVTDKSIIVGNAGDSRTVLGVKGIAKPLSFDHKPQNEGEKARICAAGGYVDVGRVNGNLALSRAIGDFDFKKSADLPPEEQVVTAYPDVLEHEITPDDEFLILACDGIWDCMHSQQVVEFVRRGIAAKQPLELICENLMDNCLAPETDMTGIGCDNMTVMIIALLNGQTKEEWYETVAGRVARGEGPVAPVSSAEIKGNPFSNSHSNNGRSTDNEYGSGSGGRAGSAGGSSLSSLALQQLMGQVLPNGSYVIQSDNSNASSLFANMGLSLTEEEDDDDDEETGGSRSKGHIQELDDDDEDDEDDKIDADDDDDHELASHNSKVVEVEDD; encoded by the coding sequence ATGCAGGGTTGGCGTGTGACTATGGAGGACTCGCACGCCACTATTTTGGATCTCAAGCAGTTTGCGAATAAGAAGAGCATCGGGTCAGAAAGTGGCGGCGCCAGTGGTTCCGCGTCTGGCAGCGTGCCCGACGAGAAAGTATCGTTTTTCGCTGTTTATGATGGCCATGGAGGCGATCGGGTAGCACTTTTTTCGGGCGAAAATGTACACAAAATTATTGCTCGTCAAGCCACGTTTGATCGTGGTGAGTATGGCCAGGCAATCAAGGACGGCTTTTTGAGCACCGATAGAGCTATTTTAGAAGAGGGCAATGTCGACTCGTCGGGCTGTGCCGCTACTTCTGCTATTGTCACTGATAAGAGTATCATTGTTGGTAATGCTGGTGATTCGCGTACTGTATTGGGAGTCAAGGGTATTGCTAAacctctttcttttgatcACAAACCTCAGAACGAGGGCGAAAAAGCCCGTATttgtgctgctggtggttatGTAGACGTTGGACGTGTTAATGGAAACCTGGCTCTTTCACGAGCTATTGGCGATTTCGATTTCAAAAAGAGCGCCGATTTGCCTCCAGAAGAACAAGTGGTTACTGCTTATCCAGATGTGTTAGAACACGAAATCACACCTGATGACGAGTTCTTAATTCTTGCTTGTGATGGTATTTGGGACTGTATGCATTCTCAACAAGTTGTGGAGTTTGTTCGACGAGGTATTGCTGCTAAACAACCTCTGGAACTTATTTGTGAAAACTTGATGGATAACTGTTTGGCTCCTGAGACTGATATGACCGGTATTGGATGTGATAATATGACTGTTATGATCATTGCATTACTAAATGGACAAACTAAAGAGGAATGGTATGAGACTGTTGCAGGTCGTGTAGCTCGTGGCGAGGGTCCTGTGGCTCCTGTATCCAGTGCTGAGATTAAAGGAAATCCTTTCAGTAATAGTCATAGTAACAATGGCCGATCCACTGATAATGAGTATGGTTCTGGTTCAGGTGGTCGTGCTGGTTCTGCCGGTGGTAGTAGTTTGTCATCACTGGCTTTACAACAGCTTATGGGCCAAGTGCTGCCTAATGGGTCATATGTGATCCAGTCGGATAACAGTAATGCATCTTCACTATTTGCTAATATGGGTTTGTCATTaactgaagaggaagacgacgatgatgacgaggaaaCCGGTGGATCGCGTTCAAAGGGTCATATTCAAGAActtgacgatgacgatgaagacgatgaagacgataaAATCGACgccgacgacgacgacgaccaTGAACTCGCCAGTCATAATAGTAAAGTCGTAGAGGTCGAAGATGATTAG
- a CDS encoding 3'-5'-exodeoxyribonuclease (3'-->5' exonuclease and endonuclease with a possible role in apoptosis; has similarity to mammalian and C. elegans apoptotic nucleases; GO_component: GO:0005737 - cytoplasm [Evidence IEA,IEA]; GO_component: GO:0005737 - cytoplasm [Evidence IDA] [PMID 14562095]; GO_function: GO:0008296 - 3'-5'-exodeoxyribonuclease activity [Evidence IDA] [PMID 15657035]; GO_function: GO:0016888 - endodeoxyribonuclease activity, producing 5'-phosphomonoesters [Evidence IEA]; GO_function: GO:0004519 - endonuclease activity [Evidence IDA] [PMID 15657035]; GO_function: GO:0016787 - hydrolase activity [Evidence IEA]; GO_function: GO:0046872 - metal ion binding [Evidence IEA]; GO_function: GO:0004518 - nuclease activity [Evidence IEA]; GO_process: GO:0006309 - apoptotic DNA fragmentation [Evidence IMP] [PMID 15657035]; GO_process: GO:0034599 - cellular response to oxidative stress [Evidence IMP] [PMID 15657035]), with protein sequence MLVTGSNLEESLAAIELCQKFSKGEADSRNNPLYSTVGVHPCHATEIDDIEKHKMKPEEYIQKLEELAVDGKNRGIVKAFGEIGLDYDRLHYAPADVQRKYFKQQLDVATKVNLPLFLHSRACKDDFHSILSPYIEAGKLPKGGVVHSFTGTLDEVQDLLSLGLYIGINGCSLKTEENLKVVEAIPLNRIMLETDGPWCEIRPSHASYKKYLAASAPVAAQLLPYDAVKKEKFTPGAMVRGRCEPCSISLVAQVVAGIKGITLEELTDAIWENTHALFDI encoded by the coding sequence atgctggtgaCTGGTTCGAATCTCGAAGAGTCTCTTGCAGCGATAGAATTATGTCAGAAGTTTAGCAAGGGTGAAGCAGACAGTAGGAACAATCCATTATACTCCACAGTGGGTGTCCATCCATGCCATGCCACGGAGATAGATGACATAGAAAAGCATAAAATGAAACCAGAAGAGTATATTCAGAAGCTTGAAGAGcttgctgttgatggcaAAAATAGAGGTATTGTTAAGGCATTTGGCGAAATAGGACTTGATTATGACCGACTGCACTATGCCCCAGCCGATGTTCAGCGAAAATACTTCAAACAGCAGCTCGATGTTGCAACAAAAGTGAACTTACCATTATTCCTGCACTCTCGTGCTTGTAAAGACGACTTCCATTCTATTTTATCTCCTTATATTGAGGCTGGAAAACTTCCTAAGGGAGGTGTGGTGCATTCATTCACAGGCACCTTGGACGAGGTCCAAGACTTGCTGTCGTTGGGTCTGTATATTGGTATAAACGGTTGCTCATTGAAAACAGAAGAGAATTTGAAAGTGGTAGAGGCAATTCCACTTAATCGGATCATGCTCGAGACCGACGGTCCATGGTGTGAGATAAGACCATCGCATGCCTCGTACAAGAAATACCTTGCAGCGAGTGCCCCAGTGGCAGCTCAACTACTCCCTTACGACGCTGttaagaaagaaaaatttaCGCCAGGAGCCATGGTCCGGGGCCGTTGTGAACCCTGTTCTATCTCTCTGGTGGCCCAGGTTGTCGCTGGCATCAAAGGCATCACTCTCGAAGAGCTCACTGATGCTATCTGGGAAAACACCCATGCGCTCTTCGATATCTga
- the TRP2 gene encoding anthranilate synthase TRP2 (Anthranilate synthase; catalyzes the initial step of tryptophan biosynthesis, forms multifunctional hetero-oligomeric anthranilate synthase:indole-3-glycerol phosphate synthase enzyme complex with Trp3p; GO_component: GO:0005950 - anthranilate synthase complex [Evidence IPI] [PMID 3881257]; GO_component: GO:0005737 - cytoplasm [Evidence IDA] [PMID 14562095]; GO_function: GO:0004049 - anthranilate synthase activity [Evidence IEA,IEA]; GO_function: GO:0004049 - anthranilate synthase activity [Evidence IDA] [PMID 3881257]; GO_function: GO:0004049 - anthranilate synthase activity [Evidence IGI,ISS] [PMID 6323449]; GO_function: GO:0016829 - lyase activity [Evidence IEA]; GO_function: GO:0016833 - oxo-acid-lyase activity [Evidence IEA]; GO_process: GO:0009073 - aromatic amino acid family biosynthetic process [Evidence IEA]; GO_process: GO:0009058 - biosynthetic process [Evidence IEA]; GO_process: GO:0008652 - cellular amino acid biosynthetic process [Evidence IEA]; GO_process: GO:0000162 - tryptophan biosynthetic process [Evidence IEA,IEA,IEA]; GO_process: GO:0000162 - tryptophan biosynthetic process [Evidence IMP] [PMID 8432699]) has protein sequence MAIELQPSLDGLKASIKADEDVARQQQSTEESPLPPNTYPVFSFILADALTPHQAYLKLARPGDKARPPTASFLFESAIGGEKLDRYSFIGVNPRKILKTGNGFGPDVDPLTELENELKPYRQAKKDSVLPNLSGGAVGYISYDCIKYFEPRTKRDLADPLGVPESALMLFDTIVAFDNVFQRIQVIHNIHIPDDQRDSFDIAKAYNDSFAIISDVITKLQSTDDFQPPQPKVTPNDIYKSNIGQEGYEGHVTALKEHILKGDIFQAVPSQRVAHPTDLHAFNIYRHLRTVNPSPYLFYVDFIDFQIVGASPELLVKSDKGRIITHPIAGTVKRGKTADEDDQLAATLLSSQKDRAEHVMLVDLARNDINRVCDPVSSSVDRLMTVERFSHVIHLVSQVSGVLRPDKTRFDAFRSVFPAGTVSGAPKVRAMELIGELEKERRGVYAGAVGHWGYESESMDTCIALRTMLVKDGTAYLQAGGGIVYNSDSYDEYIETINKMRANRHCLEEAERIWAAKTASS, from the coding sequence ATGGCTATCGAGTTGCAACCGTCTTTAGACGGGCTGAAAGCCAGTATCAAGGCTGATGAGGACGTTGctcgtcagcagcagtcaaCTGAGGAGTCGCCTCTTCCTCCTAATACCTACCCGGTATTCTCGTTTATCTTGGCAGATGCTTTGACTCCACACCAGGCATACCTCAAACTGGCCCGTCCAGGCGACAAGGCCCGACCTCCTACTGCGTCGTTTTTATTTGAAAGTGCTATTGGAGGCGAGAAACTCGACAGGTACTCGTTTATTGGCGTGAATCCCAGGAAAATCCTGAAAACTGGTAATGGATTCGGTCCTGATGTCGACCCTTTGACCGAACTCGAGAACGAGTTAAAGCCATATAGACAGGCCAAGAAGGACTCTGTATTGCCCAATCTCTCTGGAGGTGCCGTGGGTTATATCTCATACGACTGTATCAAGTATTTCGAACCTCGTACCAAGAGAGATCTGGCTGATCCATTAGGAGTTCCCGAGTCGGCTCTTATGCTGTTCGATACTATTGTTGCGTTTGATAATGTTTTCCAGAGAATCCAAGTCATTCACAATATTCACATTCCTGATGACCAGAGAGACTCGTTTGATATCGCCAAAGCTTATAACGACAGTTTTGCCATTATTTCCGATGTCATTACCAAGTTACAATCGACGGACGATTTCCAACCTCCACAGCCTAAAGTGACTCCTAACGATATCTACAAGTCCAATATTGGACAAGAGGGTTATGAGGGTCATGTCACTGCTCTGAAAGAACATATTTTGAAGGGTGATATTTTCCAGGCCGTGCCTTCACAACGAGTGGCCCATCCTACTGACTTGCATGCTTTCAATATTTATAGACACCTGCGTACTGTCAACCCGTCTCCATACCTGTTTTACGTGGATTTCATTGACTTCCAGATTGTAGGTGCATCGCCTGAACTGCTAGTTAAATCCGATAAGGGTCGCATTATCACCCATCCAATTGCTGGTACTGTCAAGAGAGGCAAGACTGCTGACGAGGACGACCAACTTGCTGCTACCTTGTTATCATCACAGAAAGATCGTGCTGAACATGTGATGCTGGTCGACCTTGCCCGTAACGATATCAACCGGGTGTGTGATCCTGTGTCGTCATCTGTTGACCGTTTGATGACAGTCGAGCGATTCTCGCATGTTATTCATTTGGTGTCACAAGTGTCGGGAGTTTTGCGTCCTGACAAGACGCGATTCGACGCTTTCCGGTCGGTATTCCCTGCCGGAACCGTGTCTGGAGCACCCAAAGTGCGAGCCATGGAGCTCATTGGCGAGCTCGAGAAAGAACGTCGCGGAGTCTACGCCGGAGCCGTGGGCCACTGGGGCTACGAGTCCGAGTCCATGGACACCTGCATCGCTCTCCGAACCATGCTCGTCAAAGACGGCACCGCATACCTTCAAGCAGGCGGCGGCATCGTCTACAACTCGGACTCCTACGACGAGTACATCGAGACCATCAACAAAATGCGTGCCAACAGACACTGTCTCGAAGAGGCCGAGAGAATCTGGGCCGCTAAAACCGCTTCTTCATAG